In the Nerophis ophidion isolate RoL-2023_Sa linkage group LG01, RoL_Noph_v1.0, whole genome shotgun sequence genome, one interval contains:
- the LOC133549323 gene encoding zinc finger protein OZF-like isoform X1 encodes MDDYCYAKMATSCQRESERQSAPPTENNLKSQDEDVQQLMSNPEEVSPQSGGSSTLKQETPQPPCIKKEEEELCITQEGECLLGREEADYTKFPLTVVSVKTEDDEEKPQVDNLLAPLSDSEAEEEAEEPLSSDTDCEGDMRTHTDNKHSECSAKKRGKTCLSCSVCAESFTNKSNLNRHMRTHTGDKPFNCLVCAKSFSQNSNLTKHMRTHTGDKPFNCSFCAKIFSVKWGLTKHMRTHTGDKPFNCSVCAKRFSVRWGLTQHMRTHTGERTYKCSVCGVSFSQNGHLIQHMRTHTGEKTFKCSVCGKSFSQNSILFQHMRTHTGEKPFKCSVCGVNFSQNGHLTQHMKTHTGEKTFKCSVCGKSFSQNSYFTEHMRTHTGEKPFKCSVCGKSFSQNNILFQHMRTHTGEKPFKCSVCGVSFSQKSHLTVHKRTHTGEKPFSCSVCGKSFSGKSTLIEHIRTHTGETPYKCSVCGKSFSKNCPLTRHMRTHTGEKPFSCSVCCKRFTHKAATVKHIRTHKGK; translated from the coding sequence acgtccagcagctgatgagtaatccagaagaagtttcccctcagtcaggggggagctccactttgaagcaggagactccacaaccaccctgcattaaaaaggaagaggaggaactctgcatcactcaggagggagagtgtcttctaggacgagaggaagctgattacaccaagtttccactgactgttgtctctgtgaagactgaagatgatgaagagaaaccacaagtagacaacctcttagctccactatcagatagtgaggctgaagagGAGGCTGAAgaacctttgagcagcgatacagactgtgaaggtgatatgaggactcacactgacaacaaacactctgaatgcTCTGCAAAGAAGAGAGGTAAAACATGTTTGAGCTGCTCAGTTTGTGCTGAAAGTTTTACTAACAAGAGCAATTTAAatcgacacatgagaacacacacaggagataaACCATTCAATTGTTTAGTTTGTGctaaaagcttttctcaaaatagcaatttgactaaacacatgagaacacacactggtgataaACCATTCAATTGTTCATTTTGTGctaaaatattttctgttaagTGGGGTTTGaccaaacacatgagaacacacactggtgataaACCAttcaattgttcagtttgtgctaAAAGATTTTCTGTGAGGTGgggtttgactcaacacatgagaacacacacgggtgAAAGAACATAtaaatgttcagtttgtggcgTAAGCTTTTCCCAAAATGGCCATTTGattcaacacatgagaacacacacaggtgaaaaaacatttaaatgttcagtttgtggaaaaagcttttctcaaaatagcattttgtttcaacacatgagaacacacacgggtgaaaaaccatttaaatgttcagtttgtggcgTAAACTTTTCTCAAAATGgccatttgactcaacacatgaaaacacacacaggtgaaaaaacatttaaatgttcagtttgtggaaaaagcttttctcaaaatagctatttcactgaacacatgagaacacacacaggtgaaaaaccatttaagtGTTCTGTTTGTGgcaaaagtttttctcaaaataacattttgtttcaacacatgagaacacacacaggggaaaaaccatttaaatgttcagtttgtggcgTAAGCTTTTCTCAAAAAAGCCATTTGACTGTACACAAGAGAACGCACACGGgcgaaaaaccatttagttgttcagtttgtggcaaaagcttttctggtAAGAGCACTTTGATTGAacacataagaacacacacaggtgaaacgCCATAtaagtgttcagtttgtggcaaaagcttttctaaaAATTGCCCACTGAcgagacacatgagaacacacacaggtgaaaaaccatttagttgttcagtgtgctGTAAAAGATTCACTCATAAAGCAGCCACAGTAAAACACATAAGAACACACAAGGGAAAATAA